In Bacillus cereus ATCC 14579, a single window of DNA contains:
- the cbpA gene encoding cyclic di-AMP binding protein CbpA, translating into MRIKGNYVPKREVLLCSSSITIGEALEHLNKTGYRCVPVLDEKKEKFLGNIYKVDILEYKGSLDESVIQLLNDKEGFVREDSSFFKVFFTIKKLPYLSVVDEKGVFLGILTHKKVFELLEDAWGVHSSKYSVMIGTQDYNGAIQKLSTVLKKYTGIQSLMTFDNDALLVRRIMFTLGEEFNDGELETLLKDLEDHGFRVVYVEEMKNPREVETIE; encoded by the coding sequence ATGAGGATTAAAGGGAATTACGTGCCGAAAAGGGAAGTTTTACTGTGCTCAAGTTCGATTACGATTGGGGAAGCGTTAGAGCATTTAAATAAAACGGGGTATCGCTGTGTACCAGTTTTAGATGAAAAAAAAGAGAAATTTTTAGGGAATATATATAAAGTAGATATTTTAGAATATAAAGGATCACTTGATGAGAGTGTAATACAATTATTAAACGATAAAGAAGGATTTGTGAGAGAAGATTCATCTTTCTTTAAAGTATTTTTTACAATAAAAAAATTGCCTTATTTATCAGTAGTTGACGAAAAAGGGGTTTTCCTTGGAATTTTAACGCATAAAAAAGTTTTTGAGTTATTAGAGGATGCATGGGGCGTTCACTCTAGTAAATACTCTGTCATGATTGGAACGCAAGACTATAATGGAGCAATCCAAAAATTATCGACAGTTTTAAAGAAATACACTGGTATTCAAAGTTTGATGACTTTTGATAATGATGCCTTATTAGTTCGTAGAATTATGTTTACATTAGGAGAAGAGTTTAACGACGGTGAATTAGAGACATTATTGAAAGATTTAGAAGATCACGGATTTAGAGTTGTGTATGTGGAAGAGATGAAAAATCCACGTGAAGTTGAAACGATAGAGTAA
- the brnQ4 gene encoding branched-chain amino acid transport system II carrier protein BrnQ4, which translates to MKGRLRPGDTVAIGLMLFALFLGAGNLIFPPVLGQQAGENVWIATIGFLVTGVGLPLLAVTAVAFVEGDLKALSSRVHPIFAFIFPLISYLAIGPFFAIPRTGAVSFEMGMKPFLSEAMVSEWYMLFLFTIVFFGITWYLSLNPSKLVDWFGKFLTPLLVLIVAVIVGKAIIDPIGEPAAPLAAYKENAFFGGFIQGYLTMDAISALVFGIVVVQVIRSKGIKESSQIAKITVVSGIIAVLGLTLIYLSLAYLGSTSTSLGISENGGLILTNVVNELYGTSGKILLGLVIILACLTTSVGLTSACAGFFTNLFPKLSHKTIVTMVCVFSLIVSNLGLTQLIAVTLPVLMIIYPVAIVLIVLSYFHKWIGKRNTIYIGAILGALLISFFNGLESAKIKIDAISNVLQMLPLYNEGIGWLIPSCIGGILGFFFYKSNESSELQKKGA; encoded by the coding sequence ATGAAGGGACGTTTAAGGCCAGGTGATACGGTAGCAATTGGTTTAATGCTATTTGCATTATTTTTAGGAGCAGGAAATTTAATTTTTCCGCCAGTTTTAGGTCAACAAGCAGGAGAGAATGTTTGGATTGCTACAATAGGATTCCTTGTAACGGGAGTCGGATTACCCCTACTAGCTGTAACAGCTGTCGCGTTTGTAGAGGGGGACTTGAAAGCGCTATCTTCTAGAGTCCACCCTATATTTGCGTTTATTTTCCCATTGATTAGTTATTTAGCAATTGGACCATTTTTCGCGATTCCTCGTACTGGAGCTGTTTCGTTTGAAATGGGTATGAAGCCGTTTTTATCAGAGGCAATGGTTTCAGAGTGGTACATGCTATTTCTTTTCACGATAGTTTTCTTCGGAATAACGTGGTATTTATCATTAAATCCATCTAAATTAGTGGATTGGTTCGGAAAGTTTCTTACACCATTATTAGTATTAATTGTCGCTGTTATTGTCGGAAAGGCAATTATTGATCCAATTGGAGAGCCAGCTGCGCCGTTAGCTGCTTACAAAGAAAATGCTTTCTTTGGTGGATTTATTCAAGGATATTTAACGATGGATGCAATTAGCGCGCTCGTATTCGGAATTGTCGTTGTACAAGTTATCCGCTCTAAAGGGATAAAAGAGAGTAGTCAAATTGCAAAAATAACAGTAGTATCAGGTATTATTGCTGTACTTGGTTTAACGTTAATTTATTTATCACTTGCTTATCTTGGTTCAACAAGTACATCACTTGGTATCTCAGAAAACGGTGGCCTTATTTTAACGAATGTTGTAAATGAGCTATATGGGACGAGTGGTAAAATTTTATTAGGGCTTGTTATTATACTCGCTTGTTTAACAACTTCTGTTGGGTTAACATCTGCGTGTGCAGGTTTCTTTACAAACTTATTCCCAAAACTTTCGCATAAAACGATTGTAACAATGGTATGTGTATTTAGTTTAATTGTATCTAACCTAGGTTTAACACAATTAATCGCAGTAACATTACCTGTGTTAATGATCATTTATCCAGTTGCAATTGTATTAATCGTACTTTCGTATTTCCATAAGTGGATTGGGAAGCGTAATACAATTTATATTGGAGCTATTTTAGGTGCATTGTTAATTAGTTTCTTTAACGGTTTAGAAAGTGCGAAAATTAAAATTGACGCGATTTCTAATGTACTACAAATGTTACCGTTATATAACGAAGGAATCGGATGGTTAATTCCATCATGTATTGGCGGGATTCTTGGTTTCTTCTTCTATAAATCAAATGAATCAAGTGAATTACAAAAGAAAGGTGCTTAG
- the csaA gene encoding chaperone CsaA produces the protein MANFEDFLNLDLRIGTVIHAEEFKEARVPAIKLAIDFGEIGIKQSSAQITKRYIPEDLIGQQIVAVVNFPPKRVAGFKSEVLVLGGVPEADDVVLLQPNMELPNGTKIS, from the coding sequence ATGGCTAATTTTGAAGATTTTTTAAATTTGGATTTGAGAATTGGAACTGTAATACATGCAGAGGAATTTAAAGAAGCGAGAGTACCAGCGATTAAACTAGCAATAGATTTTGGAGAAATCGGGATAAAGCAGTCAAGTGCTCAAATTACGAAAAGGTATATTCCAGAAGATTTAATCGGTCAACAAATCGTTGCTGTTGTAAACTTTCCACCAAAGCGTGTAGCTGGATTCAAATCAGAAGTGCTTGTGCTTGGTGGTGTTCCTGAAGCTGATGATGTTGTGTTACTTCAGCCTAATATGGAATTGCCAAATGGAACAAAAATTAGCTAG
- a CDS encoding DUF1572 domain-containing protein — translation MEQKLARVKVGANMDIGREYLQCAISNFKATKKQGERALSQLSYEQIQWSSHEETNSIAIIIKHLHGNMRSRWTDFLTSDGEKTDRNRDGEFEGCYHSKEETLIAWQEGWKYVFNTMNTLTPEHLLKTVYIRGEAHTVMQAIERQISHYALHIGQIIYIGKMLKENEWECLSIPRGQSARYVEKKRST, via the coding sequence ATGGAACAAAAATTAGCTAGGGTGAAGGTAGGGGCTAATATGGATATCGGACGAGAATATTTGCAATGTGCGATTTCGAACTTTAAAGCAACAAAGAAACAAGGGGAACGGGCACTTTCTCAATTATCATATGAACAAATACAATGGTCTTCTCATGAAGAAACAAATAGTATAGCGATTATTATTAAGCATCTGCACGGTAATATGCGTTCTAGATGGACGGATTTTTTAACGTCTGATGGTGAAAAAACAGATCGTAATCGAGATGGTGAATTTGAAGGATGCTATCATTCAAAAGAAGAAACCCTTATAGCTTGGCAAGAAGGATGGAAATATGTTTTTAATACGATGAATACTTTAACGCCGGAACACTTATTGAAGACGGTATACATTCGCGGTGAAGCACATACTGTCATGCAAGCAATTGAAAGGCAAATTTCTCATTATGCATTGCATATTGGTCAGATTATTTACATTGGGAAGATGTTAAAAGAAAATGAGTGGGAATGTTTAAGTATTCCGAGAGGTCAGTCTGCGCGTTATGTAGAGAAAAAACGTTCAACATAA
- a CDS encoding permease, which yields MQPPFICHTCKKRIVRKKDLITATWYFRFYLFHSDCFKRQQVFISRFLPVNTLVNFFLIIYGLIFGSILMITEPSIIWLTFFFPIFYRFLSYYYVERFFST from the coding sequence ATGCAACCACCATTTATCTGTCATACATGCAAAAAAAGAATTGTGAGAAAGAAAGACCTTATTACAGCCACATGGTACTTCCGCTTTTATTTATTTCACAGTGATTGTTTTAAACGACAGCAAGTATTTATCTCACGATTTCTCCCTGTGAATACACTTGTCAATTTCTTTCTTATTATATATGGACTTATTTTTGGCAGTATTCTTATGATTACAGAACCATCTATTATTTGGCTGACTTTCTTTTTTCCTATTTTTTATCGGTTTCTTTCTTATTATTATGTTGAACGTTTTTTCTCTACATAA
- the spoIIP gene encoding stage II sporulation protein P, which translates to MNRGFFFMKFTNMRKLVLFVITTVLATFFLISLMVTSMKETKSTYLYNWLNELSMNGYMYVLGKENHYFTQEYRNLNQDFSISSFLFSMATNIRFNDVRSFVGKELPGFGKYDTEIVIAGEGTNYSNLPIESSVPLEEVVKERTSGTGQAPKQDTNKEKKQPSQTTGKRQVAFIYHTHSWESYLPLLNLTNDPNPNKATSSVSNISILGDRFREQLEGEGIGATNDKSDVGQKLISKGLNSNSSYKMSREIVQQAMAGNKDLQYFFDLHRDSARKNVTTKTIGDKSYAKLAFVVGKGNKNYEKNLQLATALHEAINKKYPGVSRGVIQKGFQTGNGIYNQDLSGQAILIEVGGVDNTEEELNRSIDALAKAFGEYFWQAEKVNG; encoded by the coding sequence ATGAATCGGGGCTTTTTTTTTATGAAGTTTACAAATATGCGTAAGTTAGTTTTATTTGTTATTACTACAGTGCTAGCGACTTTTTTTCTTATTAGTCTGATGGTAACCTCTATGAAAGAGACAAAGTCAACGTATTTATATAATTGGTTAAATGAGTTATCGATGAATGGTTACATGTATGTACTTGGAAAAGAGAATCATTATTTTACACAGGAGTATCGAAATTTGAATCAAGATTTTTCAATTTCTTCTTTTCTCTTTTCTATGGCTACAAATATTCGCTTTAATGATGTACGCAGTTTTGTCGGGAAAGAGCTCCCGGGATTTGGTAAGTACGATACAGAAATTGTTATTGCGGGTGAGGGTACAAATTATTCTAACTTACCGATAGAGTCGAGTGTTCCTCTTGAAGAAGTAGTGAAGGAACGGACTAGTGGAACTGGACAAGCACCTAAACAAGATACGAATAAAGAGAAAAAACAGCCGTCCCAAACGACTGGGAAGAGACAAGTTGCGTTTATTTATCATACACATAGCTGGGAATCTTATTTACCTTTACTTAACTTAACGAATGACCCGAATCCGAATAAAGCAACGAGTTCTGTGTCGAATATTTCTATATTAGGAGATCGTTTCCGTGAACAACTAGAAGGTGAAGGGATTGGGGCTACTAACGATAAGAGTGATGTTGGTCAAAAGTTAATAAGTAAAGGTTTAAACAGTAATAGTTCGTATAAAATGTCACGAGAAATTGTGCAGCAAGCTATGGCTGGAAATAAAGATCTTCAATACTTTTTTGATTTGCATCGTGATAGTGCCCGAAAGAATGTAACGACAAAAACAATTGGAGATAAATCATATGCAAAGCTTGCATTTGTAGTAGGGAAAGGAAATAAAAACTATGAAAAAAACTTACAATTAGCGACAGCTTTACATGAGGCGATTAATAAGAAATATCCAGGAGTGAGCCGTGGGGTCATTCAAAAAGGGTTCCAGACAGGAAATGGAATCTATAATCAAGACCTATCAGGACAAGCGATATTAATAGAAGTTGGTGGTGTAGATAATACAGAGGAAGAATTGAATCGATCAATTGATGCACTTGCTAAAGCATTTGGTGAATATTTTTGGCAGGCAGAAAAAGTGAATGGATAA
- a CDS encoding GNAT family N-acetyltransferase: MIREIEIEDAASFLQLSKQLDEETKFMLYEPGERKTTAEQQEKIIDRFIENEYATIFVAVEDERIVGFILVNGNNIQRKRHVATIVIGILQEYNGRGIGTRLFKEVEKWAKLHDVWRLELTVMAHNTRAQTLYKKAGFEKEGVKKAALIIDGKCIDEYEMAKLLK, from the coding sequence GTGATTAGAGAGATCGAAATAGAAGATGCAGCATCATTTTTACAATTAAGTAAGCAATTAGATGAAGAAACGAAGTTTATGTTATATGAACCAGGAGAAAGAAAAACTACAGCTGAGCAACAAGAAAAAATAATCGATCGATTTATAGAAAATGAATATGCAACAATATTTGTAGCAGTTGAAGATGAGAGGATAGTAGGTTTTATATTAGTGAATGGAAATAACATTCAAAGAAAGAGACATGTGGCAACCATTGTAATTGGTATTTTGCAAGAGTATAACGGGCGAGGTATTGGGACGAGATTGTTTAAAGAGGTTGAGAAGTGGGCAAAATTACATGATGTATGGCGTTTAGAATTAACAGTAATGGCCCACAATACAAGAGCTCAGACACTATATAAAAAAGCTGGATTTGAGAAAGAAGGTGTCAAAAAAGCTGCTCTTATTATCGATGGAAAGTGCATCGATGAGTATGAAATGGCCAAATTATTAAAATAA
- a CDS encoding M15 family metallopeptidase, with translation MKKRWALLGIVAAIIIVGVAGINYKMYKDKQAREVSVNSIFPKAKETIANMDGDIAVINNPNSMLVLVNKSRRLPDGYRPPDLVIPKVRYSSEGDQEKKKMRKEAARALEDMFQQADNERIFLFAVSGFRSFDRQKALNTMYKKQDGEAKTAMSSAVPGTSEHQTGLAMDITSQSAKFQLETVFGETKEGQWLSENAHKFGFVVRYTKAKETITGYRYEPWHVRYVGNPQATYLYDNQLTLEEVTE, from the coding sequence ATGAAAAAAAGATGGGCACTACTTGGTATTGTAGCTGCAATAATTATTGTTGGAGTAGCAGGAATCAATTATAAAATGTATAAGGATAAGCAGGCGCGGGAAGTAAGTGTAAATAGCATATTTCCGAAAGCGAAAGAAACGATTGCTAATATGGATGGGGATATTGCGGTAATTAATAATCCGAATTCAATGCTTGTACTTGTAAATAAAAGTAGGCGTTTACCAGATGGGTATAGACCGCCAGATTTAGTTATTCCGAAAGTGCGCTACTCTAGTGAAGGTGATCAAGAAAAGAAAAAGATGAGAAAAGAGGCAGCGAGGGCGCTTGAGGATATGTTTCAGCAGGCTGACAACGAGCGTATTTTTCTTTTTGCAGTTTCTGGATTTAGATCTTTTGATCGACAAAAAGCATTAAATACGATGTATAAAAAACAAGACGGGGAAGCAAAAACAGCAATGTCTAGCGCGGTTCCTGGCACAAGTGAGCATCAAACTGGACTAGCTATGGATATTACGTCTCAATCTGCTAAATTTCAGTTAGAGACAGTTTTTGGGGAAACGAAAGAAGGTCAGTGGCTTTCTGAAAATGCCCATAAATTTGGTTTTGTGGTTCGATACACAAAAGCGAAAGAAACGATTACGGGCTATCGGTATGAACCATGGCACGTAAGGTATGTGGGAAATCCACAAGCTACATATTTGTATGATAATCAACTGACGCTTGAAGAAGTAACAGAGTGA
- a CDS encoding NUDIX hydrolase, with the protein MTMLYKKKVHAYITREQEGVMQLLVFKHRDIHEAGIQVPGGTVDEGETLEAAILREVQEESGLRHLCIERFLADYIIHMKEKQEYEKRHFFHVTLLTDVKDTWEHIVSAGEEDKGLVFCYEWVDIAKCPELAGKQGEFLHLLDEVYAQ; encoded by the coding sequence ATGACGATGTTATATAAGAAAAAAGTACATGCATATATTACAAGAGAACAAGAGGGGGTTATGCAATTACTTGTTTTTAAACATCGTGATATACATGAAGCTGGTATTCAAGTGCCAGGGGGAACGGTTGATGAAGGTGAAACGTTAGAAGCTGCTATATTGCGTGAAGTACAGGAAGAATCCGGATTGCGTCATTTATGCATAGAGCGGTTTTTAGCAGATTACATTATACATATGAAAGAAAAACAGGAGTATGAAAAACGCCACTTTTTCCATGTAACTTTACTAACAGATGTAAAGGATACTTGGGAACATATTGTAAGTGCTGGTGAGGAAGATAAAGGATTAGTATTTTGCTATGAATGGGTTGATATTGCAAAATGCCCTGAATTAGCTGGGAAACAAGGTGAGTTTTTACATTTATTAGATGAAGTATACGCACAGTAA
- a CDS encoding amidase family protein, with protein MEIQFNSILKKELTIQDIQNEMESGKLTSKELVMYYLYRIAKYDQDGPKINSILEINPDAIFIAEALDYERKTNGVRGPLHGIPVLLKDNIETNDFMHTSAGTIALEQNISSEDAFLVTKLREAGAVIIGKTNMTELANAMSFEMWAGYSARGGQTINPYGTGKDHMFVGGSSTGSAIAVAANFTVVSVGTETDASILSPAVQNSVVGIKPTVGLISRRGIIPFTYSQDTAGPFARTVTDATILLGSLTGVDEKDVVTHKSDGRAYRDYTSYLDANGLNGAKIGVFNDAPKDYYENGEYDEILFKETIQVLRNEGATVVENIDIPSFHREWSWGVPLYELKHSLDNYLTKLPSTIPVHSISELMEFNKNIAERALKYGQTKLEGRKDFPNTLRNPEYLNARLEDIYFSQEQGIDFALEKYNLDAILFPSYIGSTICAKAGYPSIAIPAGYMESGRPFGITIASTAFSEGILIKLAYAFEQATKHRKIPSLS; from the coding sequence ATGGAAATTCAGTTTAATTCAATCTTAAAAAAGGAATTAACAATTCAAGATATTCAAAATGAAATGGAATCTGGAAAGCTAACTTCAAAAGAGCTAGTGATGTATTATCTCTATAGAATTGCAAAGTATGATCAAGACGGGCCGAAAATCAATTCAATTTTAGAAATCAATCCAGATGCTATTTTTATTGCAGAAGCGTTAGATTATGAAAGAAAGACAAACGGCGTAAGGGGACCATTGCATGGAATACCTGTTTTGCTTAAGGATAATATTGAAACGAATGACTTCATGCATACAAGTGCAGGTACAATAGCTCTAGAACAAAATATAAGCAGTGAAGATGCATTTCTCGTTACTAAACTGCGAGAAGCAGGGGCAGTGATAATAGGAAAAACGAATATGACAGAATTAGCAAATGCAATGTCTTTTGAAATGTGGGCTGGATATAGTGCAAGAGGTGGTCAAACAATCAATCCATATGGAACGGGCAAGGATCATATGTTTGTTGGCGGATCTAGTACAGGATCTGCAATAGCAGTTGCTGCTAACTTTACAGTAGTATCTGTTGGGACAGAAACCGATGCTTCTATTTTGAGCCCCGCTGTTCAAAATTCTGTAGTAGGTATTAAACCGACTGTCGGTTTAATTAGTCGTAGAGGAATTATTCCATTTACTTATTCGCAAGATACAGCTGGACCATTTGCTAGAACGGTAACCGATGCTACTATTTTGCTAGGGAGTTTAACTGGAGTGGATGAGAAAGATGTAGTTACTCACAAAAGTGACGGTAGGGCATATCGGGATTATACATCTTACCTTGATGCAAATGGTTTAAATGGAGCGAAGATTGGTGTGTTTAACGATGCACCAAAAGATTATTACGAAAATGGTGAGTATGATGAAATCTTGTTTAAGGAAACGATCCAAGTATTACGTAATGAAGGAGCGACAGTAGTAGAAAATATTGATATTCCTTCTTTTCATAGAGAATGGAGCTGGGGAGTTCCGCTTTATGAGCTGAAGCATAGTTTAGATAACTATCTTACTAAATTACCTTCTACTATCCCGGTACATTCTATTTCGGAGTTAATGGAGTTTAATAAAAACATAGCAGAAAGAGCTTTAAAATATGGACAAACTAAGTTAGAGGGAAGAAAAGATTTTCCTAATACGTTACGAAATCCAGAATATTTAAATGCGAGATTAGAAGATATATATTTTTCTCAAGAACAAGGCATTGATTTTGCATTGGAAAAATATAATCTTGATGCGATACTGTTTCCTTCCTATATAGGTTCTACTATATGTGCGAAAGCGGGTTATCCGTCTATAGCAATACCAGCAGGGTATATGGAAAGCGGGAGGCCTTTTGGAATTACCATTGCAAGCACTGCCTTTAGTGAAGGGATATTAATTAAATTAGCTTATGCTTTTGAACAAGCGACAAAGCATAGAAAAATCCCCAGCTTATCATGA
- a CDS encoding MFS transporter — MRNLSLIYYLGSKICITLADIVYVMIITTHIYIATKSATITALFPLLQVITNLIANISAPLIINRFPSYTLLYTLQWLKTVFLLLLMILFPVLSTNIIALLTFIFVISLCSGWSAPLLYGILPRLTPKEKLVKVNSIFSFSTQIVQAVAYSFTSIVVLLIGATSTLMINNILMIFGCIALHFSLRSIHTERIADSPSSKSTVLLEGWKLLFQNPSLRTVTYMDLIETFAGTIWIGAITMAYVTTILHKGEEWWGYINTSYYVGTLIGGLLAWKMSSYIQNNLIRSMSISSLIFSILTFLYGMTSSGFIALFLCVLMGPCYQIRDISQTTVLQSSVAPSLLSKMYTAHGALLSTASGLSMLSIGIITDMFGVRTIYIIASILILCSACLSFSLLKYHKTEQNDISI; from the coding sequence TTGAGAAACCTGTCACTAATCTACTATTTAGGTTCCAAAATATGCATTACTCTCGCTGACATCGTATATGTAATGATTATTACAACTCATATTTATATAGCAACTAAATCAGCTACTATTACTGCTCTTTTTCCATTATTACAAGTTATCACAAATCTAATTGCTAACATCTCTGCACCACTTATAATAAATCGTTTTCCATCTTATACGCTGTTATATACGCTCCAATGGTTGAAAACAGTCTTTTTACTATTATTAATGATTTTGTTCCCGGTCTTATCCACAAACATTATAGCTCTATTAACTTTTATTTTTGTCATTTCATTATGTAGCGGGTGGAGTGCTCCATTATTATACGGTATTCTTCCACGCCTTACACCGAAAGAAAAATTAGTAAAAGTAAATAGTATCTTTTCCTTTTCAACACAAATTGTGCAAGCCGTTGCTTATTCATTTACGAGTATTGTCGTTCTTCTCATTGGCGCTACTTCTACACTCATGATTAATAACATTTTAATGATTTTCGGATGCATTGCATTACATTTTTCATTACGTTCCATACATACTGAAAGAATAGCAGATTCTCCCTCTTCCAAAAGTACTGTTTTATTGGAAGGTTGGAAACTCCTATTTCAAAATCCTTCTCTCCGTACCGTTACATATATGGACTTAATCGAAACTTTCGCAGGGACAATATGGATTGGTGCTATTACGATGGCATACGTTACGACTATCCTTCATAAGGGCGAAGAATGGTGGGGATATATTAATACAAGTTATTATGTTGGCACGTTAATCGGTGGTCTATTAGCATGGAAAATGAGTTCCTATATTCAAAACAATTTAATACGATCTATGTCGATTAGCTCTCTTATATTTAGCATTCTTACATTTTTATATGGTATGACAAGCAGCGGATTTATTGCGCTTTTTCTATGTGTTCTAATGGGACCATGTTATCAAATTAGAGATATTTCCCAAACGACTGTTTTACAATCAAGTGTCGCCCCTTCTTTATTATCAAAAATGTATACAGCACATGGCGCACTTCTTTCAACAGCCTCTGGACTATCTATGCTTAGCATTGGCATTATTACTGATATGTTCGGTGTTCGTACAATTTATATCATCGCTTCTATTCTTATTTTATGTTCCGCTTGTTTATCTTTTAGTTTATTAAAATATCATAAGACAGAGCAGAACGATATTTCAATTTAA
- a CDS encoding NfeD family protein, with translation MAAWVIWFIIAGILFIAEMLSITFYMLWLGIGAVVGGLIALFAPDALLLQVTVGAIVSLTLTFFTKRISKNFREAKGFTDTVDMLVGKRGIVMQAITNEANGIVKVDGDTWTAIADSSIDAGEKVVVIKRHSTILQVKKESE, from the coding sequence ATGGCTGCTTGGGTAATTTGGTTTATAATAGCTGGTATTTTATTTATCGCGGAAATGTTGTCGATTACATTTTACATGCTTTGGCTTGGAATTGGAGCTGTTGTCGGAGGTCTTATTGCTTTGTTTGCTCCTGATGCACTACTGTTACAAGTTACTGTTGGTGCAATTGTAAGTTTAACTTTGACATTCTTTACGAAAAGAATTTCAAAAAACTTTCGAGAAGCAAAAGGTTTTACTGATACAGTAGATATGCTTGTTGGTAAAAGAGGGATTGTTATGCAAGCGATTACAAATGAAGCGAATGGTATTGTGAAGGTGGATGGAGATACTTGGACAGCTATTGCAGATTCTTCAATTGATGCTGGAGAAAAAGTCGTTGTTATAAAGAGGCATAGTACTATATTACAAGTGAAAAAGGAGAGTGAATAA
- a CDS encoding SPFH domain-containing protein: MVALTLTIIFALIVVTFIALTIKIIPQQKVGVVERFGKFQRIMHPGLNILIPIVDRVRVYHDLRIQQTNVPPQKVITKDNVQVEIDTIIFYQIVEPELATYGISNYEYGVRNITSATMRQIIGKMELDETLSGREKISTEIRLALDEATEKWGVRIERVEVVDINPPKDVQASMEKQMKAERNKRAIILEAEAAKQDKVFRAEGEKQSKILMAEGDKEARIREAEGIKEAKELEAQGEARAIEEIAKAEQNRIELLREANLDERILAYKSFESLAEVAKGPANKVFIPSNAIETLGTLGAIGEIFKEKQAKKLLSNDTGKEQ, from the coding sequence ATGGTAGCATTAACGTTAACGATTATATTCGCACTAATTGTAGTTACATTTATCGCATTAACAATTAAAATTATTCCTCAGCAAAAAGTTGGGGTTGTTGAAAGATTTGGTAAGTTTCAACGTATAATGCACCCAGGGTTAAATATTTTAATACCAATTGTAGATCGTGTTCGTGTATATCATGACTTACGCATTCAACAAACGAATGTACCACCGCAAAAGGTAATTACGAAAGATAATGTTCAAGTAGAAATTGATACAATTATTTTCTATCAAATTGTTGAACCAGAACTTGCGACATATGGTATTTCAAACTATGAATATGGTGTTCGTAATATTACTTCAGCAACGATGCGTCAAATCATCGGTAAAATGGAACTGGATGAAACGTTATCTGGTCGTGAAAAAATTTCAACAGAAATCCGCTTAGCGCTTGATGAAGCAACAGAAAAATGGGGCGTACGTATTGAACGTGTCGAAGTTGTTGATATTAACCCGCCAAAAGATGTGCAAGCATCAATGGAAAAACAAATGAAGGCTGAGCGTAATAAACGTGCGATTATTTTAGAAGCTGAAGCAGCAAAACAAGATAAAGTCTTTCGCGCTGAAGGAGAAAAGCAAAGTAAAATCTTGATGGCTGAAGGGGATAAAGAAGCACGTATTCGCGAAGCTGAAGGTATAAAAGAAGCAAAAGAATTAGAAGCACAAGGGGAAGCACGAGCAATTGAAGAAATTGCAAAAGCAGAACAAAATCGTATTGAATTGCTTCGTGAAGCGAATTTGGATGAGCGTATACTTGCTTACAAATCATTTGAGTCATTAGCTGAAGTTGCAAAAGGACCAGCAAATAAAGTCTTTATTCCGTCTAATGCAATTGAAACACTTGGTACTCTTGGGGCAATTGGAGAAATATTTAAAGAAAAACAAGCGAAGAAACTACTTTCAAATGATACAGGAAAAGAACAATAA